GGACCATCCGGGAGGAGGGGTAGTTGAAGTGATTCTCGATCGCAAACCGCAGGCCCGCCGCTTTTCCGTCCGGCAGCAGGTCGCGGATCTGTGCCGCCAGTTCCGGCACGGGGATCAGCGCGTCTTCCGCGTCGAGCGCGACCCGCAGTATCCTGGAGCCGATGCGTTCGCCGATCGGGATGTAGCGCGCAAGCTCCGCCGCGTCGAAGGATTGCGTGCCGAGTTCCAGAGACATGCCGTAGCTGTCGGCACGCGCCTTCAGCGCCCGATGTTCGTTCGGCGTCAGGCGGTCGAGCGGCAGGTTGTCGGCATATTGTACCAGCCTAAGGCCATGCGCATGGGCAATCTCCAGAACCTCCATTGCCGTCATCGGCGTGGAGGGCTGCAGGTCCTTGATCCCGATCGACCAGCGGAAGGCATAGCTGCCCAATCCGAGTTTCATTATGCTGTTCTCCGTTGAGGGCAGGGCGGCGCCCGTCAGGCGCCGCTTGAGATATCAGTGGATCAGCGAGCCGCCGTTGACATCGACTTCCGAGCCGGTGACATAGGCCGACAGATCGGAGGCGAGGAACAGCGCGCAGCCCGCGACATCATCCGCCGTGCCGGCGCGGCCCATGGGAATGCCGGCGTTGATCTCTTCCATCTTGTCTGGTGTCAGCATGCCGCCGGTGATGTCTGTCGCGATGAAGCCCGGGCAAATGGCGTTGACGCGGACATTGTCGGGCGCAAGTTCACGTGCCATGGCTTTGGTAAGGCCCAGAACGCCGGCTTTTGCAGCAGAATAGTGCGGTCCGCCAAAAATGCCGCCGCCACGCTGGGCCGAAACGGAGGAGAGGTTGACGATCTTGCCGGTTCTACGGCCGCGCATGTGCGGGATTACCGCCTGGCTGCAATAGAGCGTGCCGCGCAGGTTGACGTCGAGCACGGCATCGTAGTTCTCCGGTCCGATATCCATGATCTTCAGCGGCTGGGTGATACCGGCATTGTTGACGAGAATGTCGATCTGACCCCATTTCGCAATAAGAGCTTCGATCACCGTTTTGATGCCATCAAGGTCGGTGACATTGCAGGCCATGCCGACATGCTGCGCGCCAAGATCGGCTGCGGCTTCCTTGGCCGCAGCTTCATCGAGATCGAGGATCGCGACGGTCGCGCCATGTTCGGCGAAGAGTTTGGCCGTGGCCTTGCCCAGACCGCGCTTGGATGCGGCACCGGTCACGACTGCGAATTTGCCCTCAAGCAGAGCGTTTGCCATTAAAATTTCCTTTTTCTTTCCGTGTCTCGCCCCAGGCGAGGAGGGTGATGTGGATTTTGCGTGTGTGGTCAGAGCCAGCTGCGGATCTGGGAAAGCATTGCAGCGGTGGAGATACCGTACCGGTCGTGCAGTGTGGGTAACGCACCGGCGTCGAGGAACTGATCGGGCAGACCGATCATGCGGAATGCTGGCGTCACGCCGTTGGTCAGCAGCGTCGATGCCACGGCCTCGCCGAGCCCGCCGATGCGGGTGTGGTTTTCCGCCGTGACGACAAGGCGGCCACCTTTTCCAGCCTCGGCCAGGATAGTCTCCGTGTCGAGCGGCTTGATCGTCGGGCAATGCAGAACGCCAACCGAGACACCGTCTTTTTCCAGTTCGATGGCAGCATCCAGCGCGCGCATGGTCATGAAACCCGACGCGATCACCAATACATCCGTGCCATCCCGCACCAGCTTGGCCTTGCCGATTTCGAACGTGTAGTCCGGGCAATGCCTGCGCAGGACGGACGGCACCTTGCCACGCAGCAGGCGCATATACACCGGACCGTCATGGGCGATGATGGCGGGAACGGCTTCGGCGACGTCGATCGCATCGCAGGGATCGATGATCGTCAGGTTTGGCAGGCCACGGAAAATCGCGAGATCCTCGGTCGCCTGATGGCTCGGGCCATAGCCGGTGGTAAGGCCCGGAAGCGCGCAGACGATCTTGACCGGCAGGTTTTCCTCGGCGATCGCCATGGCGATGAAGTCGTAGGCGCGGCGCGATGCAAAGACGGCATAGGTGGTGGCAAAGGGAATGAACCCTTCGCGCGCCATGCCGGCGGCGGCCGAAATCATCACCTGCTCCGCCATGCCCATCTGGTAAAAGCGCTCGGGAAAGGCCTCGGCAAAGACATGCAGGTCGGTATATTTCGCGAGATCCGCGGTCAGGCCGACGATGCGGTCATTGTTGCGGGCCTGCTCGACTAGCGCATGGCCGAACGGGGCCGACACCGTGTCGTAACCTTCGGCTGCGAGCGAAGCGATCATGGCCGAGGTCTTGCCGCCTTCACCAGGCTTGGGAATGCGGGGTTCCCACTTGCGATGGGGATCGTAATTTCTGTTTGCTGTCATGGCTTTATCCTTCAAGCCGGTCGGTTTGCGTCGAGCACGGAGAGCGCCATCTGCCATTCCTCCGGTTCTACGCGCACGAAATGAGTGATTTCCCGGGTCTCGAGGAACGGCACGCCCTTGCACATCAGCGTGTCGCAGATGATGACCCGGGGTCTTGCATCTT
The sequence above is drawn from the Pararhizobium qamdonense genome and encodes:
- a CDS encoding sugar phosphate isomerase/epimerase family protein, which encodes MKLGLGSYAFRWSIGIKDLQPSTPMTAMEVLEIAHAHGLRLVQYADNLPLDRLTPNEHRALKARADSYGMSLELGTQSFDAAELARYIPIGERIGSRILRVALDAEDALIPVPELAAQIRDLLPDGKAAGLRFAIENHFNYPSSRMVQLLDAVADEALGVCLDVANSICAGEWPMTTVKMLAPYAINLHLKDYQITPDPYGVGFRIHGTPLGDGRAEISDILDCLAHCPDDMSCILEHWLPQTFDMEATRRMEHEWLERTVAAAKRLVPGSH
- a CDS encoding SDR family NAD(P)-dependent oxidoreductase, producing the protein MANALLEGKFAVVTGAASKRGLGKATAKLFAEHGATVAILDLDEAAAKEAAADLGAQHVGMACNVTDLDGIKTVIEALIAKWGQIDILVNNAGITQPLKIMDIGPENYDAVLDVNLRGTLYCSQAVIPHMRGRRTGKIVNLSSVSAQRGGGIFGGPHYSAAKAGVLGLTKAMARELAPDNVRVNAICPGFIATDITGGMLTPDKMEEINAGIPMGRAGTADDVAGCALFLASDLSAYVTGSEVDVNGGSLIH
- a CDS encoding transketolase family protein, whose amino-acid sequence is MTANRNYDPHRKWEPRIPKPGEGGKTSAMIASLAAEGYDTVSAPFGHALVEQARNNDRIVGLTADLAKYTDLHVFAEAFPERFYQMGMAEQVMISAAAGMAREGFIPFATTYAVFASRRAYDFIAMAIAEENLPVKIVCALPGLTTGYGPSHQATEDLAIFRGLPNLTIIDPCDAIDVAEAVPAIIAHDGPVYMRLLRGKVPSVLRRHCPDYTFEIGKAKLVRDGTDVLVIASGFMTMRALDAAIELEKDGVSVGVLHCPTIKPLDTETILAEAGKGGRLVVTAENHTRIGGLGEAVASTLLTNGVTPAFRMIGLPDQFLDAGALPTLHDRYGISTAAMLSQIRSWL